From one Takifugu rubripes chromosome 14, fTakRub1.2, whole genome shotgun sequence genomic stretch:
- the rbm22 gene encoding LOW QUALITY PROTEIN: pre-mRNA-splicing factor RBM22 (The sequence of the model RefSeq protein was modified relative to this genomic sequence to represent the inferred CDS: deleted 1 base in 1 codon) encodes MATSLGSNTYNRQNWEDADFPILCQTCLGENPYIRMTKEKYGKECKICARPFTVFRWCPGSRMRFKKTEVCQTCSKLKNVCQTCLLDLEYGLPIQVRDTGLAIKEDIPRSDVNKEYYTQNIERELANSDGTRPVGQVGKAPSSSDMLLKLARTTPYYKRNRPHICSFWVKGECKRGEECPYRHEKPTDPDDPLADQNIKDRYYGINDPVADKLLKRASAMPRLDPPEDKTITTLYIGGLGDNVTDGDLKNFFYQFGEIRTITIVQRQQCAFIQFATRQAAEMAAEKSFNKLIINGRRLTVKWGRSQAARGNEGKDGLSEMGTRLDPVPGLPGALPPPPALDEDAPANYFNLDPSTSPAVMNMTLPPPPGINPPPPGFGPPMFHPMGHMAPPMPPPLSMRPPGQIHYPSQDPQRMGAHGAHGSRHGD; translated from the exons ATGGCGACATCGTTAGGATCCAACACCTACAATAGGCAGAACTGGGAAGACGCG GATTTTCCTATTCTGTGCCAGACATGTTTGGGAGAAAACCCATACATCCGAATG ACCAAGGAAAAATATGGCAAGGAGTGTAAG ATCTGTGCTCGGCCATTTACCGTTTTCCGGTGGTGTCCTGGGTCAAGGATGCGTTTCAAGAAGACAGAGGTTTGTCAGACCTGcagt aaattaaaaaatgtctGTCAGACATGTCTTCTTGACCTGGAATACG GATTGCCCATCCAGGTCAGAGACACGGGGCTTGCAATTAAAGAGGACATTCCACGGTCAGATGTGAACAAGGAGTACTACACGCAGAACATAGAACGAGAG TTGGCTAACTCTGATGGCACACGGCCAGTGGGCCAGGTTGGTAAAGCACCCAGCTCCAGCGACATGTTGCTGAAACTAGCCAGGACCACACCGTATTATAAGAGAAACCGACCACACATCTGCTCCTTCTGGGTGAAGGGGGAGTGTAAGAGAGGGGAAGAGTGTCCCTACAG aCACGAAAAACCCACAGATCCCGATGACCCTCTGGCCGACCAGAACATAAAGGACCGTTACTATGGTATTAATGACCCAGTGGCAGACAAATTGCTGAAACGGGCTTCGGCAATGCCAAGATTGGATCCACCAGAAGACAAGACTATCACTACCCTCTACATAGGAGGGTTGGGGGATAATGTCACAGATGGAGATCTcaa GAATTTCTTTTACCAGTTTGGTGAGATTCGGACCATTACCATAGTCCAGAGGCAGCAGTGTGCCTTTATCCAGTTTGCCACACGGCAGGCAGCAGAAATGGCGGCTGAAAAGTCCTTCAACAAGCTCATCATCAACGGTCGGAGACTCACTGTTAAATGgggaag GTCTCAGGCAGCAAGAGGGAACGAAGGCAAAGATGGCCTCAGTGAGATGGGCACCAGGCTTGATCCTGTGCCTGGGCTGCCAGGAG ctcttcctcctccaccagcattAGATGAAGACGCTCCTGCTAACTACTTCAACCTGGACCCCAGCACCTCTCCTGCTGTCATGAACATgactctgcctcctcctcccggcATCAACCCGCCTCCTCCAG GATTTGGGCCTCCAATGTTTCACCCGATGGGTCACATGGCTCCACCAATGCCCCCTCCATTGAGCATGAGACCTCCCGGTCAAATCCACTACCCCTCTCAGGATCCTCAGCGCATGGGTGCCCACGGAGCACACGGTTCCCGTCACGGCGATTAA
- the LOC101073840 gene encoding myozenin-2 — MMYSGLDDVTKQRMMQAKALSMEARGVGLNLGKKMSVPKDIMMEELNLSSNRGSRMFQERQKRAERFTLENAINGVDNTSSALTEIVPPPQNFQPAQSGKENQVLIIPGKHHLVKGLQKSVAAKGRPEVLAPGYSGPLKEAPSEKFNTTVIPRSYCSPWTATLGGHEEVQNVLSAELLQNLPPPVSYRCFNRSAVPFGGATASRRAIPVISFEAVESQQLPGVTLKRMCHRPNFNRAPRGWGVDYHLESNEL, encoded by the exons ATGATGTATTCAGGCCTGGATGACGTAACAAAGCAGAGGATGATGCAGGCGAAGGCTCTGTCTATGGAGGCCAGAGGAG TGGGACTGAACCTGGGGAAGAAGATGAGCGTCCCCAAAGACATCATGATGGAGGAGCTCAACCTTTCATCTAACCGAGGCTCTCGCATGTTTcaagagaggcagaaaagggcCGAGAGGTTCACCCTGGAGAATGCCATCAACGGCGTCGACAACACCAGCAGC GCGCTCACAGAGATTGTTCCTCCGCCCCAGAACTTCCAGCCGGCCCAGAGCGGCAAAGAGAACCAGGTTTTAATCATCCCTGGAAAACATCACCTGGTCAAGGGCCTGCAGAAGAGCGTGGCTGCGAAGGGCAGACCTGAAGTCCTCGCTCCAG GATACTCTGGCCCTCTGAAAGAAGCTCCCAGTGAGAAGTTTAATACAACAGTAATCCCCAGATCTTACTGCTCCCCGTGGACAGCAACTTTGGGAGGCCACGAAGAGGTCCAGAACGTCCTCAGtgctgagctgctccagaaCCTGCCGCCACCTGTCAGTTACAGGTGCTTCAACAG ATCAGCAGTGCCCTTCGGAGGAGCTACAGCCAGCAGGAGGGCGATCCCGGTGATTAGCTTTGAGGCCGTGGAGTCCCAGCAGCTGCCCGGAGTCACTCTGAAGCGCATGTGTCACCGGCCCAACTTTAACCGAGCACCCAGGGGATGGGGAGTTGATTACCACCTTGAATCTAATGAACTATAG
- the LOC101073614 gene encoding soluble guanylate cyclase 88E-like, with the protein MYGLLCESLHDFIKESYGDDVWKLVRERADVRLHSFVTHQVYSESVIPRIAKAASGVTGTPYNELMNSWGVYFLGFVGKYGYDRILKVLGRHVRDFVNGLDNLHEYLRFSYPKVQPPTFFCQEESATGVTLHYRSKRKGYLHYAMGQLRQMGKQFYDTDIHVEVLSEQMVGDYSHVTMRLNFDNSAYRYIMKEDEEEQEILPITSDFFFEVFPFNIVFRQDMVVHNVGSGLATVFPDLDGKKINDAFLLARPLVEFTWNMIISHPNNLFEIVSKEPVKRERNLHNRVQNSDFENANRSADVDVELMAFQSIIGDDYKDGNSANAMESWGDGSRCLKLKGQMRYMPEWESIIFLGTPVMESLSAMFKTGLYINDLSMHDSSRDLVLAGTQQSEELKRALIQEQKKSSKLEESMKMLDYEMKKTDDLLYRMIPKPVAKRLRKGEPAVNTCEVFPDVTILFSDVVGFTRICSHITPMQVVSMLNTMYTLFDTLSEKHRVFKVETIGDAYMVVAGAPEKTKYHAHNICDMALDMVRSIDHLKDPSNGNNIQIRVGIHSGMVVAGVVGHKMPRYGLHGDTVHTASAMESNGKEMHIQLSSATYEHLKGSHFIFERRGIITIKGNVEIETYWLKGKRDKDGNAQAACPQFESQTISKAISKATISGTEAPGEEEGLVFPLVPGEDEDDVKSIRSHRIKMEISGHSLEESMEECRVEEMSVHKSHYKDALQDGLQDSHLERDSPEFDDRDSLMESCDSSCDSRCSKSTMCSIS; encoded by the exons ATGTATGGGCTGCTGTGTGAGAGCCTTCATGACTTCATCAAGGAGTCATACGGAGACGATGTTTGGAAGCTGGTTCGAGAGAGAGCAGACGTCAGGTTACACTCTTTTGTCACACACCAG GTGTACAGCGAGAGTGTGATCCCCCGTATAGCCAAGGCAGCCAGTGGAGTGACAGGCACGCCGTACAATGAGCTGATGAACTCCTGGGGTGTCTACTTCCTGGGCTTTGTAGGGAAGTACGGCTATGACAGGATTCTCAAG GTACTTGGACGTCACGTACGCGACTTTGTCAACGGCCTGGATAACCTCCATGAGTACCTGCGCTTCAGCTACCCCAAGGTGCAGCCTCCAACCTTCTTCTGCCAGGAGGAGTCCGCCACTGGGGTCACCCTCCATTACAG gagtAAACGCAAAGGTTATCTGCACTACGCCATGGGCCAGCTGAGGCAGATGGGGAAGCAGTTCTACGACACGGACATCCACGTGGAAGTGTTGTCCGAGCAGATGGTCGGAGACTATTCCCATGTCACCATGAG GCTGAATTTCGACAACTCTGCCTACCGCTACATCAtgaaggaggatgaggaagagcaggagattTTGCCCATTACCTCAGACTTCTTCTTCGAGGTCTTTCCATTTAACATTGTGTTCAGACAG GACATGGTGGTGCATAACGTCGGCTCGGGCCTGGCCACGGTCTTCCCCGATCTGGATGGGAAGAAGATCAATGACGCTTTCTTGCTGGCTCGCCCCCTAGTGGAGTTCACCTGGAACATG ATTATCTCTCACCCCAACAACCTGTTTGAGATCGTGTCAAAGGAGCCCGTTAAGAGAGAAAGGAACCTTCACAACCGAGTCCAGA ATTCTGACTTTGAAAATGCCAACCGCTCTGCAGATGTAGATGTGGAGCTCATGGCTTTCCAGTCCATCATTGGAGATGATTATAAAG ATGGTAACAGTGCAAATGCCATGGAGAGTTGGGGGGACGGGAGCCGCTGCCTGAAACTGAAGGGACAAATGAGATACATGCCGGAGTGGGAGTCCATTATCTTCCTGGGAACCCCTGT GATGGAGAGCCTGAGCGCGATGTTCAAAACTGGTCTGTACATCAATGACCTGAGCATGCACGACTCCAGCAGAGACCTGGTGCTGGCAGGCACGCAGCAGTCGGAGGAGCTGAAAAGAGCTCTCATACAG GAGCAAAAGAAGTCCAGTAAGTTGGAAGAGAGCATGAAGATGTTGGACTATGAGATGAAGAAGACGGACGACCTTCTCTACAGGATGATTCCCAAACCGGTGGCTAAAAGGTTGCGCAAAGGAGAGCCGGCGGTGAACACCTGTGAG GTGTTCCCAGATGTCACCATTCTTTTCAGTGATGTTGTGGGCTTCACTCGCATTTGCAGCCACATCACCCCGATGCAGGTGGTCTCCATGCTCAACACCATGTACACGCTGTTCGACACGCTCAGCGAGAAGCACCGCGTCTTCAAG GTTGAGACCATTGGAGATGCCtacatggtggtagcggggGCTCCGGAGAAGACAAAATATCATGCTCATAACATCTGCGACATGGCTTTGGACATGGTGCGCTCCATAGACCACCTCAAAGACCCTTCCAACGGCAACAACATACAGATCCGTGTTG GGATCCACTCTGGGATGGTCGTGGCTGGTGTGGTGGGACATAAAATGCCGCGTTATGGTCTCCATGGCGACACTGTCCATACTGCATCTGCCATGGAGAGCAATGGAAAG GAAATGCACATACAGCTCAGCAGCGCCACCTATGAGCACCTGAAAGGAAGTCACTTTATTTTTGAGAGGAGGGGCATTATCACCATCAAG GGAAATGTTGAAATCGAGACATACTGGTTGAAAGGAAAACGGGACAAAGACGGGAATGCTCAGGCAGCCTGTCCGCAGTTTGAGTCCCAGACCATCAGTAAAGCCATCAGCAAGGCCACCATCTCAGGCACTGAGGCCCCGGGGGAAGAAGAGGGGCTG GTTTTCCCACTTGTGCCtggggaggacgaggacgacgtCAAGTCAATTCGCTCCCACCGTATCAAGATGGAGATTTCAGGCCATTCTCTGGAGGAGTCGATGGAGGAGTGCCGAGTAGAGGAGATGTCGGTTCATAAG TCCCACTACAAGGACGCTTTACAGGACGGCCTGCAGGACTCTCACCTGGAACGGGACTCGCCCGAGTTTGACGACCGAGACTCGCTGATGGAGTCCTGCGACAGCTCCTGCGACTCTCGCTGCTCAAAGAGCACCATGTGCTCCATCTCATGA